The sequence CAAGGTCTTCAGATCTGTTTATTACGTGACAGATTACAAGTTTTGCTTCCTCATCTCTTGCCAGATCTATAGCCATATTTAAGACGCTCCTGTCAGATACACTATCCCTTATAGCTGCCAAAATTGTTTTTGCCATTTTAATCCCTCCTTAGTATTGAGCATATCTTTATATGTATAAATTGTAATTAGACGATAAAAATAATGAAAGTCAGGAATAAATAGTCCTTATGTAGGGGCAATTACTTATTTTAAGGGCATAAATGATTACAAGAAAAAATTCATGCAGCTAAATATTTTTTAATTTTAAAAATAGATACTTTATTAATCATATAAGCAATATTCTATAATATTCATAAAATATTTTAATTTTACATATTATTTAATTAAGATATAATATAATTATAAACTTTTTATTTTCTATTAATTTTTATTGGGAGGTGTTTATGTGAGCTACCGCAGCGATTTTTCGTTAAAAGAAGCAGATGACGATGCTAACCAAGAACGTCTATCAGCTAATTTTATGTCTTGGTTGGTCAAAAGCATCGCATTGGGTCTGGGTGGTCTATTTGCTTTAAGTATACTCAATTCATCAGATAGCGCAGATGCTGCAGAAAAAAATAATGCTAATTTGCCTACCGGTCCAATTAATAATCACAGATGGATGGGATGGGAAAATCCCGTTCTTGATGACAAAGATGGCTGGAATGATTGGGATAAGTTATTAAATCCCAAAAATTTACCTGTTTGGTATGACAATTTTCACGAAATTGACAAAACTAAACCAAAACACCACTGGGTAATGGTAATTGATACTAGAAAGTGCGTGGGTTGCCAGGCCTGTGTAATTGCTTGTAAGAGTGAGAACAACGTCCCATTAGGGGTGTTCAGGACGGTTGTGCAAGTAATGGAAACTGGTTCAATGGAAAGCTCCCCAAACGGTATGGTTGTTACAGATGATGGAAACTATGAACCTAATGTTAAGAAATTTATGCTCCCTAGGCTTTGCAATCACTGTGATGAACCACCCTGTGTGGAGGTCTGTCCTGTAAAAGCAACTTTTAAGAGGCAAGACGGAATAGTTCTAGTAGACTATGAAAAGTGTATTGGGTGCGGCACTTGTATACAGGCATGTCCATATAATATGAGATTTTTTAATCCTGTTACAAAAACTGCTGATAAGTGTACTTTGTGCGTTCATAGAATTGATGCAGGTCTTGAGCCGGCATGCGTTACCAGCTGCGTGGGCAGGGCAAGAATTTTTGGTGATTTAAACGATCCAAAGAGCGAAGTGTCCAGGCTTATTAGCCAGTACCCTACTGCCAGATTAAAAATGTCTCAGGGGACAGAGCCTCAAGTCTTTTATATTGATCTGAACGGAAATCTTGAGGGTAATACGAGTATGGACAAGGTTTTTATGGAATATACATACACTATAGGTTTTAATACTACAGCTTATAAAAAGCTTGGCGGTGAAGTTGATTTGCCAAAAATTGAAGAGCACAAGAATCCGTTTAAAGAATTCGAAAAATAGGAGGAAGTTATGCTAGGAGGACAATTTTTAGAAACTGCAGTTTGGGGACTGCCAATAGTTATCTACCCATTTTTGTCGGGTTTGATGGCTGGGGCCTTTGTAATTGACTCTCTTGCCCACCTATTTGGGTTTAAACAGTTTGAGCCAGTTGCGAAGTTAGCTGCTACCTCAAGCTTTGCTATGGTTTTGATAGCTGCTCTTGCCCCATTGGTAGATAGTTTGCAACCAGCAAAAGCGCCATTGGAACTTTATTTTAGAGATCACTTTCCATATTCTCCACTGAGTGTGTTTATAATAATATGGACACTGTATGTAATATTAATGTTTTTTGAAATGTACTTTGACTATAGGGTCGAAAATATTGAGAAATCCAAGCTAAGCGGTATTAGGGGGTCTATAGCAAGGTTTTTGACTTTTGGCAACAATAATATTTCAAAAGAATCTCTGTTAAAAGACAGAAAGGCTCTTTTTATAATCTCTGTAATAGGCGTTCCTCTCGCATTCGCTTTTCACGGATACATTGGTTTTGTATTTGGCGCTATAAAAGCCAGGGCTTTGTGGACAAGTTCTGTTATGATGCTTATGTTTATAACCTCTGCCATTGTCTCAGGCGCAGCTCTTGTTACCTTGCTTTATGTCATTGGATATTCATATTACTCTAAGAAAAACGTTGTAAATATAGAAACGCTAAATGCCTTGGGAATATTTATGATATTTGCAATTGCATTTGATTTGTTTTTAGATTTTATTGATAAACTTTATTCATTTAGGGCATACACCGAAGCAGACGTATTCCACGGTTGGACTTTGGTTTATAATGCAGGTGGTGTTTTGTTCTTTAATTACTTTGTCGTTCAAATACTTCTTGGTCTAATAATACCGCTTATCTTGTTGATATTTAAACCCGTAAGGACGTCTAAGCTTATGATGGTAATAATCTCAATATTTGTTCAGGTAGGAGTTTTCGCAATGAGGTTCAATACAGTCATAGGCGGACAGCTACTGCCGAAGATTTCTCAAGGTACCATTATTCCTGAATTTCCATGGCTTGGTTTTGATGGAATATTATCTTCAATTGGCTTGATTTGTTTGTCAATAGTAATATTTTTTATCCTTGGATGGCTGTTTGGTTGGGAAGATTCGAATAAGAATGGCTTTGAAAATCAAACAAATTCAGTAGACAATTAAAGGTGGTTTAATATGAACATGAATAGAAGAGATTTCTTAAAGTATTTGACATTTGGAGTTTGTGCTGCTGGAGTCGGTGTGGGAGCGAGTCAGCAAGATCTGCCTAGATATTTTGGGTATGATGGTAAGCTGATTTATCCGGGTCGAGTAGAGAATTGGCCAGGAGTTGAGGTAAAGTTCTCAACATGTAAACAGTGTCACAGCGATTGTGCTCTGATGGCAAGAGTGTATAAGGGTACAATATTAAAGTTAGACGGTAGCCCTTATGACATTCACGATACAGAACCTCAAATTAAATACTCTGATTCACCAAAAGAGGCTATTATGTATGTGGGTTCTACCTTTGACACATCTAAACCTTATGCAAACGGCTCGCACTCGCTGTGTGCAAGAGGACAGGCTGGCAGGCAGACTGTTTACGATCCTTATAGGATATACAAACCATTGAAAAGAGTTGGACCAAGGGGTTCAAAAAAATTTAAAACAATATCTTATGAACAATTGCTTGATGAAATTTACAATGGCGGCTATCTGTTTAAAGATGTCCCAGGTGAAGAGAATAGATTTGTGGAAGGTTTTAAACAGCTCTGGAACGATGGTAAAAATAGATTTGTGCCAGCAAATGAACAATATCCTGATTTTGGTCCAAAAACTAATCAATTTGTGGCCTATTGGGGTAGGGCTGAAGGCGGGCAAAATAACTTCATTACCAGGTTCGCAAATGCCTTTGGGTCTGTAAACGCCCTGCCTCACGTTGCTGTTTGTGAGCTGACGCACCATGTGGCGACCCATTCAGTAGTTCCCTCTAACATGCTAAAGCCTGATCTGCCAAATTGTGAGTTGGTTTTAGTTTTTGGCTCTAATTATTATCAGGCTAACTTTCCGATGCAAACTCTGGCAAGAAGATCTGCTGAGGCCACGTCAAGCGGGAAAAAGGTAGTATATATTGACCCAACAGGAGGTAATCAAATATCACATGCTGATTTTGTGCCTATAAAACCTGGCGGCGACGGTGCTTTTGCAATGGGGATGATTAGATGGATTATAGAAAATAAAAGGTATAACGAAAAATACTTAGAAGTTCCTAATTTTGATGCAGCCACAAAGCAGGGAGAACCAAACTTTTCTAATGCAAGTTATTTGGTCATAGTTGATAAGGGCAATCCAAATTATGGTGCTTTTGTAGACAAGGGTATGGTCATAGATAAACAATCTGGCTCTCCAACTAAGGCATCTGATTGCACGAAAGCTAACTTGTGGCCTACAGGATATTTGTCTCTTGAACCTGTGACGGTAAATGGTGTGCAGTGTATGACGGCTATGCAATATCTATGGCAAGAAGTTTCATCACACAGTTATGATGAATATCAAAAAGAATGCGGCATTTCAAAAGAGACCTTTATAAAACTTGCAGATGAATTTACTTCACATGGAAGAAAGGCTGTTGCTGATATGTATAGGGGTGCAGCAATGCATGCAAATGGCTATTACAATGCAAGGGCTGTCATGCTTCTAAATGTCCTGATAGGGAACATTGACTGGAAGGGAGGCTATATCAATGGCGCTCCTTCAGCAAATTATATGAATGGCCCATACGACCTTACGAAATGGCCGAATTTTGTTGCGCCAAAGGGCGTAAAAATTTCGAGAGAGGGCAGCTTTTACGAGAAAACGAGTGAATACAAGAAGAGGTCTGAAAATGGCGGCAATCCCTTTCCTGCTGAAAGACCATGGTTTCCATTCGGATTTGGGATATGGCATGAGATATGGGGTGGAACTTATTTCCAGTATCCATACCCTGTAAAGATACTCTTTCAGCACATGGCAAACCCTGCATGGGCACAGCCAGGTATGGGCGGAGCTGATGATGAGTCTTTGATGTGGATAAGGATGATAAAAGATTTAAATAAAGTACCATTGTTTATTGCAAGCGATATTGTCATAGCTGAGAGCTCTAGCTATGCCGATTACATAATTCCTGATGCAACGTATTTGGAAACATGGGGTATGCTGCCAGGATTTCCAACATATCCTACTTCAAGAATATCTGTAAGACAGCCTGTAATTGAGCCCATGACAGAGAAGACCAAAGATGGTAAGCCTATTACAATGGAAAACTTCTTAATAGATCTTGCGATAAAAATTGGTTTGCCAGGCTTTGGTAAGAACGCCTTTTTGGACGGTTCTCAGCTGACTATTCGTGAAGAGTATTATTTAAAGATGTTGGTAAACATAGCAATGGATGACAAGACCCTATTAAAGCTTGATGGTAACAAGATTGTAAAACAAGGACCCGTTCCTGATGGGGATGCCTATGATATGAAAAGCGTTGAAGAATATATGAAAAAATATCCAAATGCTTTGAAGGGAAATGAATGGAAAAAGGCTGCTTATGTATTAGCCAGAGGCGGACGCTATGAAGATTATGATGTTGGATATCTGCCATTTGGTGAACCCGAATGGGTAACACACAGGCTGGGCAACAGCAAAAATGTCATTAAACTCTACAACGAAACGGTCGCGCTTACACACAACGCTATTACTGGAGAACGATTCGATGGATGTGTGAGACTTGAGCCGCCAAAGAATATGATGGGACAGCCTATATATGAGATTTACTCAAGGAAAGAATATCCATTTATGCTTTCTACTTACAAGGTTCCTATACATTCAAAGTCGAGGACTATTTCAGATCCGTGGTTGTTAGAGCTGTTGCCTGGAAACTTCCTTGAGATAAGTGAGGTTGACGCAAAAAAATTAAAATTAGATAATGGAGATACCGTAAGACTGATCTCTCCTTCCTACTCAAAGGGTATTGTTTGCAGGGTGAGAATAAAATTTGCACTTAGGCCGGGAGTAGTTACTTATTCTCAAGCTTTTGGAAGATGGCTTTATGGTTCTGGAGAATGGTATATCGACGGTAAAAAATATGTTGGAGATCCGGCAAGAAATGTAGGCATTCATCCAAACCACTTGATGCTCTTAGATCCTTCTATAGCGGCAAAAGATGGATGGACCACGGTACTTCAAAGCGATGTTGCGGGCGGTATGGTTTATTATGATACTCCTGTAAAGATTGAAAAGGTATAAGTAATTGATAAACAACCTCGATGACTTTAACCTTGAAAGAAAAACTATATACAATATTATCTCTGATATTTTTATACTTAATCCTGATAAAGAACTTTGTAACAGACTATCAAGTTTAGAGTTATGGGATTTTCTTGGAGAGTATTTAGAAGATAAAAATACTTCTGAGAAATGTATGAATCACATATTGCTTGCTCTGGGTGACGAAAAAGAAATGTCGAGATTAAATCAGATATTCGAAATGTCTTTTGTGATACCTGTTGCGAATTATTTTATTCCACCCTTTGCAAGCGCTTATATTAGTTATAAGGAATTTCGGGATAATAACGAATTTTACTCATTGCCAGAGGAGCTGAACACTATATATGGTAATTATGGGATAG comes from Thermodesulfobium acidiphilum and encodes:
- the nrfD gene encoding NrfD/PsrC family molybdoenzyme membrane anchor subunit; the encoded protein is MLGGQFLETAVWGLPIVIYPFLSGLMAGAFVIDSLAHLFGFKQFEPVAKLAATSSFAMVLIAALAPLVDSLQPAKAPLELYFRDHFPYSPLSVFIIIWTLYVILMFFEMYFDYRVENIEKSKLSGIRGSIARFLTFGNNNISKESLLKDRKALFIISVIGVPLAFAFHGYIGFVFGAIKARALWTSSVMMLMFITSAIVSGAALVTLLYVIGYSYYSKKNVVNIETLNALGIFMIFAIAFDLFLDFIDKLYSFRAYTEADVFHGWTLVYNAGGVLFFNYFVVQILLGLIIPLILLIFKPVRTSKLMMVIISIFVQVGVFAMRFNTVIGGQLLPKISQGTIIPEFPWLGFDGILSSIGLICLSIVIFFILGWLFGWEDSNKNGFENQTNSVDN
- a CDS encoding TorD/DmsD family molecular chaperone; the encoded protein is MINNLDDFNLERKTIYNIISDIFILNPDKELCNRLSSLELWDFLGEYLEDKNTSEKCMNHILLALGDEKEMSRLNQIFEMSFVIPVANYFIPPFASAYISYKEFRDNNEFYSLPEELNTIYGNYGIDFSSIHRSDHISIICAFMSILIVSESKDKNSALLYEKNFFNRFILNWAHIFFEEISRKLEESFYKHFATLCKRFLEKEKTFFSTLS
- a CDS encoding molybdopterin-dependent oxidoreductase — its product is MNMNRRDFLKYLTFGVCAAGVGVGASQQDLPRYFGYDGKLIYPGRVENWPGVEVKFSTCKQCHSDCALMARVYKGTILKLDGSPYDIHDTEPQIKYSDSPKEAIMYVGSTFDTSKPYANGSHSLCARGQAGRQTVYDPYRIYKPLKRVGPRGSKKFKTISYEQLLDEIYNGGYLFKDVPGEENRFVEGFKQLWNDGKNRFVPANEQYPDFGPKTNQFVAYWGRAEGGQNNFITRFANAFGSVNALPHVAVCELTHHVATHSVVPSNMLKPDLPNCELVLVFGSNYYQANFPMQTLARRSAEATSSGKKVVYIDPTGGNQISHADFVPIKPGGDGAFAMGMIRWIIENKRYNEKYLEVPNFDAATKQGEPNFSNASYLVIVDKGNPNYGAFVDKGMVIDKQSGSPTKASDCTKANLWPTGYLSLEPVTVNGVQCMTAMQYLWQEVSSHSYDEYQKECGISKETFIKLADEFTSHGRKAVADMYRGAAMHANGYYNARAVMLLNVLIGNIDWKGGYINGAPSANYMNGPYDLTKWPNFVAPKGVKISREGSFYEKTSEYKKRSENGGNPFPAERPWFPFGFGIWHEIWGGTYFQYPYPVKILFQHMANPAWAQPGMGGADDESLMWIRMIKDLNKVPLFIASDIVIAESSSYADYIIPDATYLETWGMLPGFPTYPTSRISVRQPVIEPMTEKTKDGKPITMENFLIDLAIKIGLPGFGKNAFLDGSQLTIREEYYLKMLVNIAMDDKTLLKLDGNKIVKQGPVPDGDAYDMKSVEEYMKKYPNALKGNEWKKAAYVLARGGRYEDYDVGYLPFGEPEWVTHRLGNSKNVIKLYNETVALTHNAITGERFDGCVRLEPPKNMMGQPIYEIYSRKEYPFMLSTYKVPIHSKSRTISDPWLLELLPGNFLEISEVDAKKLKLDNGDTVRLISPSYSKGIVCRVRIKFALRPGVVTYSQAFGRWLYGSGEWYIDGKKYVGDPARNVGIHPNHLMLLDPSIAAKDGWTTVLQSDVAGGMVYYDTPVKIEKV
- the dsrO gene encoding sulfate reduction electron transfer complex DsrMKJOP subunit DsrO; the encoded protein is MSYRSDFSLKEADDDANQERLSANFMSWLVKSIALGLGGLFALSILNSSDSADAAEKNNANLPTGPINNHRWMGWENPVLDDKDGWNDWDKLLNPKNLPVWYDNFHEIDKTKPKHHWVMVIDTRKCVGCQACVIACKSENNVPLGVFRTVVQVMETGSMESSPNGMVVTDDGNYEPNVKKFMLPRLCNHCDEPPCVEVCPVKATFKRQDGIVLVDYEKCIGCGTCIQACPYNMRFFNPVTKTADKCTLCVHRIDAGLEPACVTSCVGRARIFGDLNDPKSEVSRLISQYPTARLKMSQGTEPQVFYIDLNGNLEGNTSMDKVFMEYTYTIGFNTTAYKKLGGEVDLPKIEEHKNPFKEFEK